Proteins from a genomic interval of Caulobacter sp. NIBR1757:
- a CDS encoding cupin domain-containing protein: MDSFASLLAPITPDQFLSEVYGKAPLHIPASGGSASRDLLSWARWNAMLSVASSWTEPRLKLYIEGRRIAAEHYCDSINTLDGVQLRVNPRKVRVFLSMGASLVANAVETMAPELRAAAKTLEGALLGLTSANVYCSFGGRRAFNSHYDSHEVFAFHTEGEKVWRIYEGRADNPLAGPPDHPDVQAQMDRQKGRLLREVTMRPGDLLYIPRGQFHDALASSEASLHVTFSVEPRTARILFRALEQEAMKDSAFRAWLPDPRHDGGAALKARLGELADRLKAIATSDAVADEVAEVQRAIFGELSEYALPAVGPLEAYETAPRPAEVVRTAEGWALRTQAGLIPLEGLHKPMSWILARPAFTLQEMAAWHPQADEAALRRLLERLTAAGMVRPRV, encoded by the coding sequence ATGGACAGTTTCGCCAGCCTCTTGGCGCCGATCACGCCGGACCAGTTCCTTTCCGAGGTCTACGGCAAGGCGCCGCTGCATATTCCCGCCAGTGGCGGGTCCGCCAGCCGGGACCTTCTGAGCTGGGCCCGCTGGAACGCGATGCTTTCGGTGGCCAGCAGCTGGACCGAGCCGCGGCTGAAACTCTACATCGAGGGCCGGCGGATTGCCGCTGAGCACTATTGCGACAGCATCAACACCCTGGACGGCGTTCAGCTGCGGGTGAATCCGCGCAAGGTGCGAGTCTTCCTGTCGATGGGCGCCAGTCTTGTCGCCAATGCGGTCGAGACCATGGCCCCGGAGCTGCGCGCCGCGGCCAAAACGCTGGAGGGCGCCCTGCTGGGGCTGACCAGCGCCAACGTCTACTGCTCGTTCGGCGGCCGGCGGGCCTTCAACAGCCACTATGACAGCCATGAAGTGTTCGCCTTCCACACCGAGGGCGAGAAGGTCTGGCGGATTTACGAGGGCCGGGCCGACAACCCTCTGGCCGGGCCGCCCGACCATCCGGACGTGCAGGCGCAGATGGACCGCCAGAAGGGCCGGCTGCTGCGCGAGGTGACCATGCGGCCCGGCGACCTGCTCTACATTCCGCGCGGCCAGTTCCACGACGCCCTGGCCAGCAGCGAGGCCTCGCTGCATGTGACCTTCTCCGTCGAGCCGCGCACGGCCCGCATTCTGTTCCGGGCGTTGGAGCAGGAGGCGATGAAGGACAGCGCCTTCCGCGCCTGGCTGCCCGATCCGCGGCATGACGGGGGCGCGGCGCTGAAAGCGCGGCTGGGCGAGCTGGCCGACAGGCTGAAGGCCATCGCCACCAGCGACGCGGTGGCCGATGAGGTGGCCGAGGTGCAACGCGCGATTTTCGGCGAGCTCAGCGAATATGCGCTGCCGGCCGTCGGACCGCTGGAGGCCTACGAGACGGCGCCGCGTCCGGCCGAGGTGGTGCGAACGGCGGAGGGCTGGGCGTTGCGCACCCAGGCGGGCCTGATCCCGCTGGAGGGGCTGCACAAGCCGATGAGCTGGATCCTCGCCCGGCCGGCCTTCACCCTGCAGGAGATGGCCGCCTGGCATCCGCAGGCGGACGAGGCGGCGCTGCGGCGGTTGCTGGAGAGGCTGACGGCCGCGGGCATGGTGCGGCCGCGGGTGTAG
- a CDS encoding TorF family putative porin: MKIWKLALVGAAASLALGGAAFAQDEAPASDFSFSYNAGVATDYVFRGVSQTDGPQAFGGVDIGSGALYAGAWISNVDFGDDTDAELDLYVGVKPELGPVTLDLAAIYYAYIGDDSASDYEFAEFKVAGSVPFGPVTVGTAWYYSPEFFGNTGEALYGELNGSYAINDKWSVGGAVGKQVIDAGTDYTTWNFGVGWAPIDHLALDLRYHDSDLDCATYCGEKVVLTLKTTLP, translated from the coding sequence ATGAAAATCTGGAAACTGGCCCTGGTCGGCGCTGCCGCCTCCCTGGCCCTCGGTGGCGCGGCCTTCGCGCAGGACGAAGCGCCGGCGAGCGACTTCAGCTTCAGCTACAACGCTGGCGTGGCCACGGACTACGTCTTCCGCGGCGTGAGCCAGACGGACGGCCCGCAGGCCTTCGGCGGCGTCGATATCGGTAGCGGCGCGCTCTACGCCGGCGCCTGGATCTCGAACGTCGACTTCGGCGACGACACCGACGCCGAGCTCGACCTGTACGTCGGCGTGAAGCCGGAACTGGGCCCGGTCACCCTCGACCTCGCCGCCATCTACTACGCCTACATCGGCGACGACTCGGCCTCCGACTATGAATTCGCCGAGTTCAAGGTCGCCGGCTCCGTGCCGTTCGGCCCGGTCACCGTCGGCACCGCCTGGTACTACTCGCCGGAATTCTTCGGCAACACCGGCGAAGCCCTCTACGGCGAACTGAACGGCAGCTACGCGATCAACGACAAGTGGTCGGTCGGCGGCGCCGTCGGCAAGCAGGTGATCGACGCCGGCACCGACTACACCACCTGGAACTTCGGTGTGGGCTGGGCCCCGATCGACCACCTGGCGCTCGACCTGCGCTACCATGACAGCGACCTCGACTGCGCCACCTACTGCGGCGAGAAGGTCGTCCTGACCCTGAAGACCACCCTCCCGTAG
- a CDS encoding SDR family NAD(P)-dependent oxidoreductase: protein MAGKDFDGFVVVVTGGSTGLGRAIAVEVAERGAKAVIVNYASSKDEAAETVRQVEALGAQGILAQGDVADDAACKAIVAHAAPFGRIDALFNNAGMTKFAPNHSDLDALQSEDFLRLYSVNVVGAFQMVRAARSLLESAPRPGAVVNTSSIAAVTGIGSSVAYAASKGAMTTMTLSLARALAPKIRVNAVCPGFIDTPWFGKSMPDETVDRMRQGVIKSSPLQVASTAEDIAASTVFLASPASRHVTGETLLVDAGTHLGFASLSMR from the coding sequence ATGGCGGGCAAGGACTTCGATGGCTTCGTAGTTGTGGTGACGGGCGGCTCGACGGGCCTGGGCCGGGCCATCGCGGTCGAGGTGGCGGAGCGGGGCGCCAAGGCGGTGATCGTCAACTATGCCTCCAGCAAGGACGAGGCGGCCGAGACGGTGCGACAGGTCGAGGCGCTGGGCGCGCAGGGCATCCTGGCCCAGGGCGATGTCGCCGACGACGCCGCCTGCAAGGCCATCGTCGCCCACGCCGCGCCGTTCGGCCGGATCGACGCCCTGTTCAACAACGCCGGCATGACCAAGTTCGCCCCCAACCACAGCGATCTGGACGCCCTGCAGAGCGAAGACTTCCTGCGGCTCTATTCGGTGAATGTGGTCGGGGCTTTCCAGATGGTGCGGGCCGCCCGCAGCCTGCTGGAATCGGCGCCGCGCCCGGGCGCGGTGGTCAACACCAGCTCGATCGCGGCGGTGACCGGCATCGGCAGCTCGGTCGCCTACGCCGCCTCCAAGGGGGCGATGACGACCATGACCCTGTCGCTGGCCCGGGCCCTGGCCCCGAAGATCCGCGTCAACGCGGTGTGTCCCGGATTCATCGACACCCCGTGGTTCGGCAAGTCGATGCCCGACGAGACCGTCGACCGCATGCGCCAGGGCGTCATCAAGTCCTCGCCGCTGCAGGTCGCCTCGACCGCCGAGGACATCGCCGCCTCGACCGTCTTCCTCGCCTCCCCGGCCTCTCGCCACGTCACCGGCGAAACCCTGCTGGTCGACGCCGGCACGCACCTCGGATTCGCTTCGCTATCGATGCGCTGA
- the queF gene encoding preQ(1) synthase: MQETHLTQLGQQTETPRRPENAVLERVPNPQLGVTYLTRFVAPEFTSLCPVTGQPDFAHLVIDYVPGDWLIESKSLKLYLASFRNHGAFHEDCTVAIGRRFFETAEAKWLRIGGYWYPRGGIPIDVFWQSGAPPEGLWLPDQGVAPYRGRG, from the coding sequence ATGCAAGAGACCCATCTCACCCAGCTCGGCCAGCAGACCGAAACCCCCAGGCGTCCCGAGAACGCCGTGCTGGAGCGCGTGCCCAATCCCCAGCTCGGCGTCACCTACCTGACCCGCTTCGTGGCCCCGGAGTTCACCTCCCTCTGCCCGGTCACCGGCCAGCCCGACTTCGCCCATCTGGTCATCGACTATGTCCCGGGCGACTGGCTGATCGAGAGCAAGTCCCTCAAGCTCTACCTGGCCAGCTTCCGCAACCACGGCGCCTTCCACGAGGACTGCACGGTCGCCATCGGCCGCCGCTTCTTCGAGACGGCCGAGGCGAAGTGGCTGCGCATCGGCGGCTACTGGTACCCGCGCGGCGGCATCCCCATCGACGTCTTCTGGCAGAGCGGCGCCCCGCCCGAGGGCCTGTGGCTCCCCGACCAAGGCGTGGCCCCCTATCGCGGACGGGGCTGA
- a CDS encoding nitroreductase, with protein sequence MTTVPPSPAFGESLPQSPSQPVLDFLARRRSASALTLAAPGPTDAQLADLLRLAARAPDHGKLAPWRFIILTGEGKAAFAAGLEAIAAGREDAVKLTAKLGKLKAPPMGVAVVSSPRPGEIPEWEQLLSAGSVCTNLLHAATAMGYGANWITDWYAYDDEARALLGLTTDEKVAGYVFIGTACEAPAERVRPEAAALTSVWSPT encoded by the coding sequence GTGACCACGGTTCCCCCCTCCCCCGCGTTCGGCGAAAGCCTTCCCCAGTCGCCCTCCCAGCCAGTGCTGGACTTCCTGGCCCGCCGCCGCTCGGCCTCGGCCCTGACCCTGGCGGCGCCGGGTCCGACCGACGCCCAGCTCGCCGACCTGCTGCGGCTGGCCGCCCGGGCGCCCGACCATGGCAAGCTGGCGCCCTGGCGGTTCATCATCCTGACCGGTGAGGGCAAGGCCGCGTTCGCCGCCGGTCTCGAGGCCATCGCGGCGGGCCGCGAGGACGCCGTCAAGCTGACCGCCAAGCTCGGCAAGCTGAAGGCTCCGCCGATGGGGGTGGCCGTGGTGTCCAGCCCCAGGCCGGGCGAAATTCCCGAGTGGGAACAGCTGCTGTCGGCCGGGTCGGTCTGCACCAACCTGCTGCATGCCGCCACCGCCATGGGCTACGGCGCCAACTGGATCACCGACTGGTACGCCTATGACGACGAGGCCAGGGCCCTGCTCGGCCTGACGACGGATGAGAAGGTCGCCGGCTATGTGTTCATCGGCACGGCCTGCGAGGCTCCGGCAGAACGGGTGCGGCCCGAGGCGGCGGCGCTGACCAGCGTCTGGTCGCCGACCTGA
- a CDS encoding NUDIX hydrolase has product MSQARNWLKPHGAAWRRTAERPIYDNPWLSLTEYDAVAPTGAPALYGLVHMKQLAIAVLPLHDDGTVTLVGQNRFAMGYSWEIPEGGGGLDVDPVDSAMRELREETGLVATDWRLILKMQLSNSLTDERAFGFLATGLTSVGDDPDDTEDLAVARVPFPEALAAATAGEIEDALTVAMLLRAYHMASKGELEGDLARYVLG; this is encoded by the coding sequence ATGTCGCAGGCGCGAAACTGGCTCAAACCGCATGGCGCCGCCTGGCGGCGCACCGCCGAGCGGCCGATCTACGACAATCCCTGGCTGTCGCTGACCGAGTACGACGCCGTCGCCCCGACCGGCGCCCCGGCCCTCTACGGCCTGGTCCATATGAAGCAGCTGGCCATCGCCGTGCTGCCGCTGCACGACGACGGCACGGTCACCCTGGTCGGCCAGAACCGCTTCGCCATGGGCTACAGCTGGGAAATCCCGGAGGGCGGCGGCGGCCTCGATGTCGATCCTGTCGACAGCGCGATGCGGGAGCTGCGGGAAGAGACCGGCCTGGTCGCCACCGACTGGCGGCTGATCCTGAAGATGCAGCTGTCCAATTCCCTGACCGACGAGCGCGCCTTTGGCTTCCTGGCCACCGGCCTGACCAGCGTCGGCGACGATCCCGACGACACCGAGGACCTGGCCGTCGCCCGGGTGCCGTTTCCGGAAGCGCTGGCCGCCGCGACGGCAGGCGAGATCGAGGACGCGTTAACAGTGGCAATGCTGCTGCGGGCTTACCATATGGCGTCAAAGGGCGAGCTGGAGGGCGACCTTGCGCGTTACGTGCTAGGGTAG
- the cysE gene encoding serine O-acetyltransferase has translation MAKHLEVVEPAVAPPVWAALRNEAERASRDEPALASLLNSVILAHDRLADALSFQLARKIADQELRAMSAREFAQEAYEADPGIIAAAELDLKAVFERDPACKGYVQPFLFFKGFMALQTHRVSHWMWTHGRETLAHYLQSRASEIFQVDIHPAAKVGSGIFLDHGTGIVIGETAVIGDDVSMLHGVTLGGTGAERGDRHPKIGKGVLLGAGAKVLGNIHIGDYAKVASGSVVLKPVPAGCTAAGVPARLVNCPTCEEPAKTMDHTLADIVYDYVI, from the coding sequence ATGGCCAAGCATCTTGAAGTGGTCGAACCGGCCGTCGCGCCGCCGGTCTGGGCAGCCCTGCGCAATGAGGCAGAGCGCGCCTCCAGGGACGAGCCGGCGCTGGCCAGCCTCCTCAACTCCGTCATCCTGGCGCACGATCGCCTGGCCGACGCCCTGAGCTTCCAGCTGGCCCGCAAGATCGCCGACCAGGAACTGCGCGCCATGAGCGCCCGCGAGTTCGCCCAGGAAGCCTATGAGGCCGACCCTGGCATCATCGCCGCCGCCGAGCTGGACCTGAAGGCGGTGTTCGAGCGCGACCCGGCCTGCAAGGGCTACGTCCAGCCCTTCCTGTTCTTCAAGGGCTTCATGGCCCTGCAGACTCACCGCGTCTCCCACTGGATGTGGACCCACGGCCGCGAGACGCTCGCTCACTACCTGCAGAGCCGGGCCAGCGAAATCTTCCAGGTCGATATCCATCCGGCCGCCAAGGTGGGGTCCGGCATCTTCCTCGACCACGGCACCGGCATCGTCATCGGCGAGACGGCGGTGATCGGCGACGACGTCTCCATGCTGCATGGCGTGACCCTGGGCGGCACCGGGGCCGAACGCGGCGACCGCCACCCCAAGATCGGCAAGGGCGTGCTGCTCGGCGCCGGGGCCAAGGTGCTGGGCAACATCCACATCGGCGACTACGCCAAGGTGGCCTCCGGCTCGGTGGTTCTGAAGCCTGTCCCGGCCGGCTGCACCGCCGCCGGCGTGCCGGCCCGCCTGGTCAACTGTCCGACCTGCGAAGAGCCGGCCAAGACCATGGATCACACCCTCGCGGACATCGTCTACGACTACGTGATCTGA
- a CDS encoding DUF3126 family protein, whose product MDDVAIKKVEAHLKRTFGNPHVAVKARKQKDSAEVELKGEFIGVIYEDEDEAGSYMFEMAILAEDLE is encoded by the coding sequence GTGGACGACGTCGCCATCAAGAAAGTCGAAGCCCACCTCAAGCGGACCTTCGGCAACCCGCACGTGGCGGTGAAGGCCCGCAAGCAGAAGGATTCGGCCGAGGTCGAGCTGAAGGGCGAGTTCATCGGCGTCATCTACGAAGACGAGGACGAGGCCGGCTCCTACATGTTCGAAATGGCCATCCTGGCGGAAGACCTGGAGTAG
- a CDS encoding SDR family oxidoreductase gives MRVLIVGGYGVFGARLARLLAHEPRLRLLIAGRSVDKAGAVCARWTQAGGATLEPALFDRDGDCVQQLAALTPDLVVDCSGPFQAYGKAPFRLVEACLSGGCDYLDLADASDFVLGVERFDALAKDKGAFAISGTSTCPALTAAAVGALTDSWTAVHDISAGIAPSPHADVGVSVLRAITSYAGKPVPLVRNGRPATGLGLVEARNVTIAPPGRLPLHSTRFSLVDVPDLTALPKLWPGVRDIWLGAGPRPELLHRMLSVLARLVSLGIPLPLVKLSGLFHAAKTQLKWGEDRGGMFVRAAGLDGEGRPAARSWNLIAEGDDGPFIPSMAAAAIILNLLGGRRPPNGARTAAGAVTLADYQPIFASKRITTGIRDEQPASAPLYHQVLANAWDDLPPAIRAMHDLPEGGRMAAEGRVDVDRGRNPLARLAAAIIGFPGAQKDGHVRVDFERKDGVETWTRTFGSQSFTSRQFAGQGRSTALAVEAFGPMGCGMAPVLDGERLLLIPRRWTVFGVALPSWLFPRIEAWEAMQDGHFRFHVDISHPLTGPIVLYRGWLALKAA, from the coding sequence GTGAGGGTCCTCATCGTCGGCGGCTATGGCGTCTTCGGCGCCCGGCTGGCCCGCCTGCTGGCGCACGAGCCGCGCCTGCGCCTGCTGATTGCCGGCCGCTCCGTGGACAAGGCGGGCGCCGTCTGCGCGCGCTGGACGCAGGCTGGCGGCGCGACGCTCGAGCCGGCCCTGTTCGACCGCGACGGCGACTGCGTGCAGCAACTGGCGGCCCTCACGCCCGATCTGGTCGTCGATTGCAGCGGCCCCTTCCAGGCCTACGGCAAGGCCCCGTTCCGCCTGGTTGAGGCCTGCCTGTCCGGCGGCTGCGACTACCTGGACCTCGCCGACGCCAGCGACTTCGTGCTCGGTGTCGAACGCTTCGATGCCCTGGCCAAAGACAAGGGCGCCTTCGCCATCAGCGGGACCAGCACCTGCCCGGCCCTGACCGCCGCCGCCGTCGGCGCGCTGACCGACAGCTGGACCGCCGTCCATGACATCAGCGCCGGCATCGCCCCATCGCCGCACGCCGATGTCGGCGTCAGCGTCCTGCGGGCCATCACCAGCTACGCCGGCAAACCCGTGCCGCTGGTGCGCAATGGCCGGCCCGCGACCGGCCTCGGCCTCGTCGAAGCTCGCAATGTCACGATCGCCCCGCCGGGGCGGCTGCCGCTCCACAGCACCCGCTTCTCCCTGGTCGATGTTCCCGACCTGACGGCCCTGCCCAAACTCTGGCCCGGCGTGCGCGATATCTGGCTGGGCGCCGGCCCCCGTCCCGAACTGCTGCACCGGATGCTGAGCGTCCTGGCCCGCCTGGTCAGCCTCGGCATTCCCCTGCCGCTCGTGAAGCTCTCGGGCCTGTTCCATGCCGCCAAGACGCAGCTGAAGTGGGGCGAGGACCGGGGCGGCATGTTCGTCCGAGCCGCCGGCCTCGACGGCGAGGGCAGGCCGGCCGCCCGCAGCTGGAACCTGATCGCCGAGGGCGACGACGGCCCCTTCATCCCCTCGATGGCCGCCGCCGCCATCATCCTGAACCTGCTGGGTGGTCGCCGCCCGCCCAATGGCGCCCGCACCGCCGCCGGCGCGGTCACCCTGGCCGACTACCAGCCCATCTTCGCCAGCAAGCGCATCACCACCGGCATCCGCGACGAACAGCCGGCCTCCGCGCCCCTGTACCACCAGGTCCTGGCCAACGCCTGGGATGACCTGCCGCCCGCCATCCGCGCCATGCACGACCTGCCCGAAGGCGGTCGCATGGCCGCCGAGGGCCGCGTCGATGTCGATCGTGGGCGCAACCCGCTGGCCCGGCTGGCGGCCGCCATCATCGGCTTCCCCGGCGCCCAGAAGGACGGCCACGTCCGGGTCGATTTTGAACGCAAGGACGGCGTCGAGACCTGGACCCGCACCTTCGGCAGCCAGAGCTTCACCAGCCGCCAGTTCGCCGGCCAGGGCCGCTCGACAGCGCTCGCGGTCGAGGCCTTCGGGCCGATGGGCTGCGGCATGGCCCCGGTGCTGGACGGCGAGCGTCTGCTGCTCATTCCCCGCCGGTGGACGGTGTTTGGCGTCGCCCTGCCGTCCTGGCTGTTCCCGCGCATCGAAGCCTGGGAAGCGATGCAGGACGGCCATTTCCGCTTCCACGTGGACATCTCGCACCCGCTGACCGGGCCGATCGTCCTCTATCGCGGCTGGCTGGCGTTGAAGGCGGCCTAG
- a CDS encoding oligopeptide transporter, OPT family has product MTAITLDRRVELTIRSLILGVLITLVFTAANVFLGLKVGLTFASSIPAAVISMAVLRMFSGATIWENNIVQTVASSAGTLSSIIFVLPGLVMIGWWTGFPFWTSFLVCGLGGILGVMYSIPLRRALVTNSDLPYPEGVAAAEVLKVGSGAGSDAAGAAAEGKAGLQVVLVASLASAGVYVLSKTRLMAEEFTKFFPVGGGVGAAGTSFSLALFGAGHLVGATVGIAMLVGLLIAWGVLTPVLTSMVPMTGDMGEFATGVWRTKVRFMGAGAIGVAALWTLGRLAAPLWKGLTGALAAQARRSAGDAASLDITERDIPIGIVASVSVVALAPLAWLLWSFLSTATAAGPGLASAGAIGLIGGALVYIVIVGFLVAAICGYMAGLIGSSNSPLSGVGILAVLGASLLLVLARATLAPEAGPVLVAFALFVTAIVFAVATIANDNLQDLKTGQLVGATPWKQQAALIVGVIAGALVIPPILSLLNEAYGFAGAAGATADALPAPQATLISSLAKGVLQGDLDWSLIGIGCLIGACIVAIDEVLRLTGKLRLPPLAVGIGIYLPMTTTAPVVIGALCGWAFDRWADGRPAGAIIKRMGVLLASGLIVGESLLGIAVAFVIVVTQNQNPLALVGEAFEGPAILVGIAVSVAVMAWLYAFSAAQGKKANI; this is encoded by the coding sequence GTGACCGCCATCACGCTCGATCGCAGGGTCGAACTGACGATCCGCAGCCTGATCCTAGGGGTGTTGATCACCCTGGTGTTCACCGCCGCCAATGTCTTCCTGGGCCTCAAGGTCGGACTGACCTTCGCCTCCTCGATTCCGGCGGCGGTCATCTCGATGGCCGTGCTGCGGATGTTCAGCGGGGCGACCATCTGGGAAAACAACATCGTCCAGACGGTGGCCTCCTCGGCCGGCACCCTGTCGTCGATCATCTTCGTCCTGCCCGGCCTGGTGATGATCGGCTGGTGGACCGGCTTTCCGTTCTGGACCTCCTTCCTCGTCTGCGGCCTCGGCGGCATCCTGGGGGTGATGTACTCGATCCCGCTGCGGCGGGCCCTGGTCACCAACTCCGACCTGCCCTACCCCGAAGGCGTCGCCGCCGCCGAGGTGCTGAAGGTCGGATCGGGCGCCGGCTCCGACGCCGCCGGCGCGGCCGCAGAGGGCAAGGCCGGCCTGCAGGTCGTGCTGGTCGCCTCCCTGGCTTCGGCCGGAGTCTATGTGCTGAGCAAGACCAGGCTGATGGCCGAGGAGTTCACCAAGTTCTTCCCGGTCGGCGGCGGCGTCGGCGCGGCCGGGACCTCCTTCTCCCTGGCGCTGTTCGGCGCAGGCCACCTGGTGGGCGCCACGGTCGGCATCGCCATGCTGGTCGGGCTGCTCATCGCCTGGGGCGTTCTGACCCCCGTCCTGACCTCGATGGTCCCGATGACCGGCGATATGGGCGAGTTCGCCACCGGCGTCTGGCGCACCAAGGTCCGCTTCATGGGGGCCGGCGCCATCGGCGTCGCCGCCCTCTGGACCCTCGGCCGTCTGGCCGCCCCCCTGTGGAAGGGCCTGACGGGCGCCCTGGCCGCCCAGGCCAGGCGCAGCGCCGGCGACGCCGCCTCGCTGGACATCACCGAGCGCGACATTCCGATCGGCATCGTCGCCAGCGTCAGCGTTGTCGCCCTGGCTCCGCTGGCCTGGCTGCTGTGGTCCTTCCTCTCGACCGCCACCGCCGCCGGCCCGGGCCTGGCCAGCGCCGGAGCCATCGGACTGATCGGCGGGGCGCTGGTCTACATCGTCATCGTCGGCTTCCTGGTGGCGGCGATCTGCGGCTACATGGCCGGGCTGATCGGCAGCTCGAACAGCCCGCTGTCAGGCGTCGGCATCCTGGCGGTGCTGGGCGCCTCGCTGCTGCTAGTGCTGGCTCGCGCGACCCTGGCCCCGGAGGCCGGGCCAGTGCTGGTCGCCTTCGCCCTGTTCGTCACCGCCATCGTCTTCGCGGTGGCGACCATCGCCAACGACAACCTGCAGGACCTCAAGACCGGCCAGCTGGTCGGGGCCACGCCCTGGAAGCAGCAGGCGGCCCTGATCGTCGGCGTCATCGCCGGGGCCCTGGTCATCCCGCCAATCCTCAGCCTGCTCAACGAAGCCTATGGCTTCGCGGGGGCGGCGGGCGCCACCGCCGACGCCCTGCCCGCGCCGCAGGCGACCCTGATCTCCTCCCTGGCCAAGGGCGTGCTGCAGGGCGACCTCGATTGGAGCCTGATCGGCATCGGCTGCCTGATCGGGGCCTGCATCGTCGCCATCGACGAGGTTCTGCGCCTGACTGGCAAGCTGCGACTGCCGCCGCTGGCCGTGGGCATCGGAATCTACCTGCCGATGACCACCACGGCTCCGGTGGTGATCGGCGCCCTGTGCGGCTGGGCTTTTGATCGCTGGGCCGACGGCCGGCCGGCCGGGGCCATCATCAAGCGGATGGGGGTCCTGCTGGCCTCCGGCCTGATCGTCGGCGAGAGCCTGCTGGGCATCGCCGTGGCCTTCGTCATCGTGGTCACCCAGAACCAGAACCCGCTCGCCCTGGTGGGCGAGGCCTTCGAGGGCCCGGCCATTCTGGTCGGGATCGCGGTCTCGGTGGCGGTGATGGCCTGGCTCTACGCTTTCAGCGCGGCGCAGGGGAAGAAGGCGAACATCTAG
- a CDS encoding D-alanyl-D-alanine carboxypeptidase family protein: protein MTQTIPINVTGRVEISALANLRQGLPNRAAPVIRKLPAGTQLQVLALVVGESVQGNAHWYQVEPAAYVWSGACGPLKAGPPAPPEPTSATVNPAFAGFGLDPVFASKLTTLFQACAEKGLVFRISQGLRTPDVQAQYYCRWDQRSPAQIDQAVTRLREADAPWLADILASHRDIKRQKAWLTNALPGAGWHQWGEAADCYCYRNGQMVESGADPCYETYATLAEKLGLTAGLRFSRPDAGHVQLRAHGGATDLFAWSHIDAVMRERFGAKPGLAD, encoded by the coding sequence ATGACCCAGACCATCCCCATAAATGTGACTGGCCGAGTCGAGATTTCGGCTCTCGCCAACCTGCGTCAGGGCCTGCCCAACCGCGCGGCTCCCGTGATTCGCAAGCTGCCGGCGGGAACCCAACTGCAGGTCCTGGCCCTGGTGGTCGGCGAGTCGGTGCAAGGAAACGCCCACTGGTACCAGGTCGAGCCCGCGGCCTATGTCTGGTCCGGCGCCTGCGGGCCGCTGAAGGCCGGCCCGCCGGCGCCACCCGAGCCGACGTCGGCGACCGTCAATCCGGCGTTCGCCGGCTTTGGACTGGACCCGGTTTTCGCCAGCAAGCTCACAACCCTGTTTCAGGCCTGCGCCGAAAAGGGTCTGGTCTTCAGGATCAGCCAGGGACTGCGCACGCCGGATGTTCAGGCGCAGTACTACTGCCGCTGGGATCAGCGCAGCCCGGCGCAGATCGACCAGGCCGTCACCAGACTGCGGGAGGCAGACGCGCCCTGGCTGGCGGACATTCTGGCCTCGCACCGCGACATCAAACGCCAGAAGGCCTGGCTGACCAATGCGCTACCCGGCGCCGGCTGGCACCAATGGGGTGAGGCGGCGGACTGCTACTGCTATCGAAACGGCCAGATGGTCGAGAGCGGCGCCGACCCCTGCTATGAGACCTACGCCACCCTGGCGGAGAAGCTGGGGCTGACCGCCGGACTGCGGTTTTCCCGGCCGGACGCAGGCCATGTGCAGCTACGAGCGCACGGCGGGGCGACGGACCTTTTCGCCTGGTCCCATATCGACGCGGTGATGCGCGAACGGTTCGGCGCCAAGCCGGGGCTTGCCGACTAG